Proteins encoded in a region of the Oscarella lobularis chromosome 5, ooOscLobu1.1, whole genome shotgun sequence genome:
- the LOC136186917 gene encoding piwi-like protein 2, producing the protein MTETGRSRRGAMLLKGLKKLEALRSEEKSTTRKAKNPKQRALNDVETKLAKEIRLGDGIEHVQTRKTPLSNDLVKEEVQLGDSGEKALFQTNYVRLTNSLGGAFQYAVSFRPHVESSAVRIAMLREHEGAIGTANIFDGTSLYLPIQLPQTITNVTSTQQTDGAVVTISITFVKFVKDDECVFVYNLLLKRVMRCLKMHMIGRHYFDSSAPLLSPQHKLEIWPGVVTNIQKYEGGLLLLCDATHKYLRTDTVYQVMYDIYDRSPQTFEEEARGVLIGHTVLTRYNDRTYRIDDIDWNKTPTSSFLTESGARITYIGHYRRTYGIEIKDNDQPLLVSRNRRRIDGTLPSGPEVFYLVPELCTMTGLIDELRNDYRGIRDIALQTRLSPEDRVQCFNKFLRNVEEIEAARNILSSWGIKLHSNLEVEGRKLPAERLSVKTLKFDVGAGANWSEELSRGGMLVPVNLQNWLLVFANNDQNRAVEFLRAMQEVCPPMGMKVKEPTMLGVNDERTDSYVRAIRDHVNGRTQCVVIIVPTSRDDRYSAIKRLCCIEKPVPSQVLLTRTIAHPLKLKSVTQKIALQVNCKLGGELWSVDIPLKNLMVVGINVYYDSSGRCVGAVVASMNQKMTRWYSRTCVRQLPAEPLMDGFQECFIAALKKYKELNGVLPGRIVVYRDGVRDEEQVRIIRLSELLLFKSAFEKIAKDYRPKFSLVVVQTRIHTRMFSLENGNVVNALPGSIIDHTVTKSRLYDFYLVSQRVTQGTVTPSYFIVIYDNSGLKPNHMQRLSYKMTHMYYNWPGTVRVPAPCQYGHKIAFLVGQSLHQNASLKLADKLFYL; encoded by the exons ATGACGGAAACAGGCCGAAGTCGCCGCGGGGCGATGCTCCTAAAG GGTCTCAAAAAACTCGAAGCGCTACGCTCAGAAGAAAAG TCGACGACACGCAAAGCAAAAAATCCAAAACAAC GTGCATTGAATGATGTCGAGACGAAACTAGCCAAAGAAATTCGACTCGGCGACGGCATCGAGCACGTACAGACCCGGAAGACGCCCTTGTCCAACGATTT GGTTAAGGAGGAAGTGCAACTTGGAGACTCTGGTGAAAA AGCACTGTTTCAAACGAATTATGTTCGTCTAACGAATTCGCTGGGTGGTGCGTTTCAGTATGCCGTCTCCTTCAG GCCTCATGTTGAAAGTTCGGCTGTGCGCATAGCGATGCTGCGTGAACACGAGGGCGCAATAGGCACGGCAAATATTTTCGATGGCACCAGCTTGTATTTGCCTATCCAATTGCCGCAGACG ATAACGaatgtgacgtcgacgcagcaAACAGATGGGGCTGTTGTCACCATTTCCATCACTTTTGTGAAGTTTGTCAAGGACGATGAATGCGTCTTCGTCTACAATTTGCTGTTGAAgag AGTCATGCGTTGTTTGAAGATGCACATGATTGGACGACACTATTTTGATTCGTCAGCGCCACTGCTCAGCCCTCAACACAA actGGAAATATGGCCGGGCGTGGTCACAAACATCCAAAAATACGAGG GAGGCCTGCTTTTGCTGTGCGATGCGACGCACAAATACTTGAGAACGGACACCGTCTATCAAGTGATGTACGACATCTACGACCGTAGCCCGCAAACGTTTGAGGAGGAGGCTCGCGGAGTCTTAATTGGACACACGGTCTTGACGAG GTACAACGACAGGACGTATCGAATCGATGACATTGACTGGAATAAAACTCCGACGAGTTCGTTTCTAACGGAAAGCGGTGCACGGATCACTTATATTGGACATTACAG GAGAACGTATGGGAtcgaaatcaaagataaCGATCAACCTCTGCTTGTGAGCAGAAACAGAAGGCGCATAGACGGAACACTTCCG AGTGGTCCGGAAGTGTTTTACCTCGTTCCGGAGCTGTGCACGATGACCGGTCTGATAGACGAGCTTCGCAACGACTACCGAGGAATAAGG GACATTGCTCTTCAAACTCGCCTCAGTCCCGAGGACCGTGTACAGTGCTTCAACAAGTTTCTTCGCAACGTTGAGGAGATTGAAGCTGCTCGCAACATATTGTCATCCTGGGGGATTAAATTGCATTCGAATTTGGAG GTCGAAGGCAGAAAGCTGCCCGCGGAAAGGCTGTCGGTGAAGACGCTGAAATTCGACGTGGGTGCGGGCGCCAATTGGAGTGAGGAATTGTCACGAGGCGGCATGCTGGTGCCTGTTAACCTGCAAAACTGGCTCTTGGTATTCGCAAACAACGACCAAAACAGAGCAGTGGAGTTCCTCAGGGCAATGCAGGAAGTTTGTCCACCCATGGGAATGAAG GTAAAGGAGCCGACGATGTTGGGCGTCAACGACGAGCGAACGGATTCGTACGTGAGGGCAATTCGCGATCACGTCAACGGACGAACCCAGTGCGTCGTCATAATCGTTCCCACttcgcgcgacgatcgcTATTCGGCTATCAAGAGATTGTGCTGCATCGAGAAGCCGGTTCCGTCGCAG GTTCTTCTGACGCGAACGATTGCGCATCCGCTGAAACTGAAGTCCGTGACGCAGAAAATCGCATTGCAAGTTAATTGTAAGCTCGGCGGAGAGCTGTGGAGCGTCGACATTCCGCTG AAAAATTTGATGGTTGTTGGCATTAACGTCTATTATGATTCCAGCGGTCGCTGCGTTGGAGCTGTGGTGGCGAGTATGAATCA AAAAATGACTCGATGGTACTCGAGAACTTGCGTGCGTCAATTGCCCGCGGAGCCGTTGATGGACGGCTTTCAAGAGTGCTTCATCGCTGCCCTGAAAAAATACAAGGAG CTAAACGGCGTTCTTCCTGGGCGCATTGTTGTCTACAGAGACGGCGTTAGAGACGAGGAACAAGTTCGGATTATTCGCTTGTCCGAATTGCTTCTATTCAAGTCTGCTTTTGAGAAAATAG CAAAGGATTATCGCCCGAAATTTTCATTGGTCGTCGTGCAGACGCGAATTCACACGAGAATGTTTTCCCTTGAG aatgGGAATGTTGTCAACGCCTTGCCAGGATCAATTATTGATCACACTGTGACCAAGTCGAGATTGTATGACTTCTACCTCGTCAGCCAACGTGTCACTCAGGGAACTGTCACCCCATCTTATTTTATTGTGATTTACGACAATTCTGGATTGAAACCCAATCATATGCAACG tcTGTCATACAAAATGACGCACATGTACTATAATTGGCCGGGAACAGTCAGAGTTCCTGCTCCGTGTCAG TACGGGCATAAAATTGCCTTCCTTGTTGGGCAGTCGCTTCACCAAAACGCATCATTGAAGCTGGCTGACAAACTGTTTTACCTCTAA
- the LOC136186911 gene encoding uncharacterized protein produces the protein MKGQRSRAFSFRANRKEELEFKKEIERIRHQSKTSVTEQNDPENLTSSSTTKIPTETVLQDSPTLKSKKRDNKPRDHDVRGVQREKRNPKLLAVVGSLNTTVPAPFSERKLPAVPQSTLQRMNCKAVATESSRVSTAASQSKAMLASSSNVHVENSQTEIATSRTMLTTGRRPPHSLPAAVIHQVPSVGSSDIFDEDADLKSMGSLLEQQKTHEEKSPVKEPVTRDDVGNDGVGVSVRPSELKETEYRELMDELARPVSTGDVVCVHGKTVERPKTATRPIQRRTDVLERAQKAARVDHSSMHDFCVRDLPSLSPKLQRLSYQGDKQKQPTVPPPSMISQSSLITPHGLCHLEKRLDDEKIEKNASQGFGLAKRSEKIVWGSKGGKGDLDPKEWLDHLSSLLGNMMKIDSTINVQGAPCEIVTEPFELNWHPAPPKLNVHPDVIQSELFPEYRGVVLADFEDDPTVDQISDDEQELEKLEEDRIAQEEAASLRRVLNRRHGSAINLTECTRRQFATPEPFVRVDVSELEMTADDTLSSNEPQIMSSVHVDERDEETDSSSSSTASLGLKAYAGYQPASARKQTLTDLQSQWEVDDDKAIGMEKLKEEQEDIVSYSRLRRAISQPFLGVSSEELTLASNYDETMKELEEQKMLLAKAKQPSLPGVEHSGIWTHSYSSSATNINPSPLLPKAAAKFSQGSAIISSDNIATISDYMRRHRSRRISKGSKPAAMTKAVRKRAKYLLTTLQRHQLDCPPSRRASMPCLRYCTERSKCPSKKEAVVKFGSLQRSTSVVGDSAGMFDKWATQSTSSLLDPFSWAQLKWDKWFDEVYAEGEAPKSRAKSNASEALVHLEDLENLEIAAADTPSQQLFHEIEKEVERLTYLIDTSSESISFNLCRRGALYRKLGRLKDAVDDLNRAIELEPSLLDAYWHRHLLHLLQNNENAALSDLSFIAKHNKTQSRVYRSTGEILARKGDLTMAVANYSQAVKLEPNNGEVYYRRAQLFDKGGDFVSALEDYAMASKLIPTKLDAFFQKGKYNFESGFWTTAIEDFTAILNQDPNNSLVRTYRGRTYAKQEKFHQALTDLSAAIHLDPNSATAFYHRGCLLRKADPQRALRDLSVSLLLDDSMQNVLAYFHRGILYTDMKQFNEAIPDFEACVKLNKNISAAHVNLGLICMQHLKDYDRAIHCFSRGIRADPTYCRAYVCRADGYNLIDKLDDAIRDYSRAIHLNPVVPRYHLYRGKLLLRKGQLEKAAAHVRYAAKLDKDSLGASVMQQAVVESFLHNYDKATAIINSALQRVYSPALLILAGRTHMKAKQYREAIRSFETALEAMATPVAATNLPCSRAEIFFFIGQSYEELQQNDRALSAYNGAIRRDPRLSKAYYQRGLVRFKLHQSRAVTDFNRALAVDSTLFQAYLSRAAYYALNKRYTKAILNCNEAARLQPYSVRTYLYRGALKYYIRAYAQAIEDLSRAVWIDRQCTLAYYNRACCYQKLKRTHEALVDYSVVLLMDSGPILKVLINRGLLYFEIKDYGNALLDFLAASEHLGTDACLFHTIGLCYHKLNKLTLAIASFTRVIQLDNHFLDAFVCRGNAYVDLRTEYGNAMALRDYGRAIYLDPTCLAARVNVGFTLQTMGKFQKAWMQFTGAFNIDSSYIPALEGRAVVSLQMRNFFAAILDLSKAVRMRPSAELLTNRGVVYQFMKDTVNAMKDFQAAIQLDSNYSLAHFNAANLYFGQRQFHRALDYYTNALKLEPNDESVLLNRAITRVILGQSDEALEDFNKAALHSPHWAHIYYNRGNLYKSLGRFNKAEMDYTRALALQPGDSLTYNQRADAIAKQDREEEALADYRRAVYLESDDQKAT, from the exons ATGAAGGGGCAGCGATCGAG AGCGTTCTCGTTTCGTGCCAATCGGAAAGAAGAACTCGAGTTCAAGAAGGAAATAGAGAGAATTCGACATCAATCCAAG ACATCTGTAACGGAACAGAACGACCCAGAAAACCTCACCTCgtcttcaacgacgaaaatccCCACAGAGACAGTCCTTCAA GACTCGCCAACattgaaatcgaagaagaggGACAACAAGCCGAGGGACCATGACGTTCGAGGCGTCCAgcgcgagaaaagaaatcccAAATTGTTGGCAGTTGTAGGCAGCCTAAACACGACCGTTCCCGCGCCGTTTTCCGAAAGAAAATTGCCTGCTGTTCCTCAGTCTACATTGCAGCGAATGAACTGCAAAGCGGTTGCAACCGAGTCGAGTCGCGTTTCTACAGCGGCATCGCAATCGAAAGCGATGCTTGCTTCTAGTTCAAATGTACACGTCGAGAATTCTCAGACTGAGATTGCTACGTCGAGGACTATGTTgacgacgggacgacggCCACCTCATTCTTTGCCAGCGGCTGTCATTCATCAGGTGCCCTCCGTTGGCTCCTCTGacattttcgacgaagacgctgaTCTCAAATCGATGGGATCGCTTTTGGAACAGCAGAAAACacacgaagaaaaaagccCAGTCAAAGAACCTGTTACGCGGGATGACGTTGGAAATGATGGCGTTGGCGTGTCCGTGAGACCGAGCGAATTGAAGGAGACGGAGTATAGGGAGCTGATGGATGAACTCGCTCGTCCTGTTTCGACCGGCGACGTTGTCTGCGTGCACGGCAAAACGGTCGAAAGACCAAAAACGGCCACGAGGCCAATACAGAGGAGAACAGACGTTTTGGAACGAGCGCAAAAG GCGGCTAGGGTCGATCACAGTAGCATGCACGATTTCTGCGTTCGCGACCTACCGTCACTTTCACCAAAGTTGCAGCGGTTATCATACCAAGGCGACAAG cagaagcagccgACTGTTCCGCCGCCTTCCATGATTTCTCAGTCGTCATTAATCACTCCGCACGGCCTTTGTCACCTGGAGAAGAGGCTcgatgacgagaaaattgaaaagaacgCTTCTCAAGGATTTGGTTTGGCGAAACGTTCAGAAAAGATCGTGTGGGGCTCAAAGGGTGGCAAAGGAGATTTGGACCCTAAGGAGTGGCTCGATCATTTGTCATCTCTTCTAGGAAACATG ATGAAGATTGATAGTACCATCAATGTTCAAGGAGCTCCGTGTGAAATAGTCACAGAGCCTTTTGA GCTGAACTGGCACCCAGCGCCACCAAAACTCAACGTTCATCCCGACGTGATTCAATCGGAGCTTTTTCCGGAGTATCGCGGCGTCGTTCTTGCTGACTTTGAGGACGATCCAACAGTTGATCAGATTTCAGATGACGAACAGGAGCTAGAGAAACTTGAAGAAGATAGGATTGCTCAAGAGGAAGCAGCCTCTTTGAGAAG GGTTCTTAATCGGAGGCACGGTTCCGCGATTAATCTAACCGAATGTactcgtcgtcaatttgcAACTCCTGAGCCTTTTGTACGAGTGGACGTTTCTGAACTGGAAATGACAGCTGACGAT ACTTTGTCTTCGAATGAACCGCAAATAATGAGTTCAGTACACGTTGatgaaagagacgaagaaacggacTCGTCTTCGAGCAGTA CCGCATCTTTGGGACTCAAGGCGTATGCTGGCTATCAACCAGCGTCTGCTCGAAAGCAGACCCTTACAGACTTGCAAAGTCAATGGGAAGTTGACGATGATAAGGCCATTGGCATGGAGAAATtaaaagaagagcaagaagaTATTGTGTCATATTCTCGCCTTCG ACGAGCGATTTCTCAGCCTTTTCTTGGCGTTTCGTCTGAGGAGTTGACTTTGGCTTCTAATTACGACGAGACAATGAAAGAA CTGGAAGAGCAGAAGATGTTGCTAGCAAAAGCAAAACAGCCTTCTCTTCCAGGTGTTGAGCACAGCGGAATTTGGACT CACTCTTATAGCAGTTCAGCGACCAACATCAATCCTTCACCCCTGCTGCCAAAAG CAGCGGCGAAATTCTCTCAAGGATCTGCAATCATTTCTTCGGATAACATCGCGACAATATCAGA TTATatgcgtcgtcatcgttcgcgACGCATTTCAAAAGGCAGCAAGCCGGCTGCAATGACAAAGGCAGTCAGGAAAAGAGCCAAGTATCTCCTTACCACTTTGCAACGACACCAACTGGACTGTCCTCCTTCCAG GAGAGCATCTATGCCTTGCTTAAGGTACTGCACGGAACGATCAAAATGTCCTTCCAAAAAAGAAGCCGTCGTAAAATTTGGCAG TTTGCAGCGTAGCACTAGCGTTGTTGGAGACTCGGCGGGAATGTTTGACAAATGGGCTACGCAGTCAACAAG TTCTTTGCTGGATCCTTTTTCCTGGGCTCAGTTGAAGTGGGATAAGTGGTTTGATGAGGTATACGCAGAAGGAGAAG CACCGAAAAGCAGAGCCAA ATCTAATGCATCTGAGGCACTCGTTCACCTGGAAGATCTCGAGAACCTGGAAATTGCCGCCGCAGATACGCCAAGTCAACAACTTTTTCAC gaaatcgaaaaagaggTTGAACGATTGACGTATCTTATAGATACCTCATCCGAATCTATTTCATTCAATCTCTGCAGACGAGGAGCGTTGTACAGAAAG CTTGGACGGTTGAAAGATGCCGTGGACGATTTGAACAG AGCTATTGAGCTGGAACCAAGTCTTTTGGACGCGTACTGGCACCGTCACTTGCTCCACTTGCTACAGAACAACGAAAAT GCCGCTCTGTCCGACTTGTCGTTTATTGCCAAGCACAACAAGACTCAGTCGCGCGTCTACCGTTCAAC GGGCGAAATCTTGGCGAGAAAGGGTGACCTAACTATGGCAGTAGCCAATTACAGTCAG GCAGTCAAGCTTGAACCGAATAATGGCGAAGTTTACTATAGGCGAGCTCAGCTGTTTGACAAA GGTGGAGATTTTGTGTCGGCTTTGGAAGACTATGCGATGGCTAGTAAGCTGATTCCAACGAAActcgacgcgttttttcaGAAAGGAAAATACAATTTTGAATCGGG ATTTTGGACTACAGCCATTGAAGACTTTACAGCAATTCTCAATCAAGATCCAAATAATTCTTTGGTGAGAACATACCGGGGTAGAACTTACGCCAAGCAG GAAAAGTTTCACCAAGCGTTGACCGATTTATCTGCAGCAATTCATTTGGATCCCAATAGCGCGACCGCATTTTATCACCGCGGATGCCTCCTTAGAAA AGCCGATCCCCAACGTGCTCTCAGAGATCTCAGCGTCTCGCTTTTGTTGGACGACTCAATGCAAAACGTGCTGGCGTACTTTCATCGAGGCATTCTGTACACGGATATGAAACA ATTCAACGAAGCGATTCCCGACTTCGAAGCGTGCGTGAAACTCAACAAGAACATATCGGCCGCTCACGTCAACTTAGGCCTCATCTGCATGCAGCATCTGAAAGACTACGATCG GGCAATCCATTGCTTTTCCCGTGGCATTCGAGCCGATCCGACGTATTGTCGTGCATACGTGTGTAGAGCAGACGGATACAACTTGATTGACAAA CTTGATGACGCTATTCGCGATTACTCTCGTGCCATTCATCTTAATCCTGTCGTACCTAGATATCACCTATATAGG GGTAAGCTGCTGCTGCGTAAGGGCCAGCTCGAAAAGGCTGCTGCTCACGTCAG GTATGCTGCCAAACTGGACAAAGATTCTCTGGGTGCTTCCGTCATGCAGCAAGCTGTTGTAGAAAGTTTTCTACATAACTATGACAAA gCGACAGCCATAATTAATTCCGCGCTCCAGCGCGTCTATTCGCCCGCTTTATTGATACTGGCAGGGAGGACTCACATGAAGGCGAAGCAGTACAGAGAAGCGATAAGAAGTTTTGAGACGGCTCTGGAAGCGATG GCAACACCGGTGGCTGCGACCAACCTGCCTTGCAGCCGCGCTgagatcttcttcttcatcggaCAGAGCTACGAAGAACTGCAGCAAAACGATCGCGCACTTTCTGCTTACAACGGAGCCATTAGGCGAGACCCTAGGCTCTCGAAG GCCTACTATCAAAGAGGACTTGTAAGATTCAAGCTTCATCAGTCAAGAGCGGTGACAGACTTCAACCGCGCTCTAGCAGTGGATTCCACTTTATTTCAG GCTTATCTAAGCAGAGCTGCGTATTATGCGCTCAATAAGCGCTATACAAAGGCTATACTGAACTGCAACGAAGCGGCCCGTCTTCAGCCATACAGCGTTAGAACGTACTTGTACAG AGGGGCTTTGAAGTACTACATTCGTGCTTACGCTCAGGCCATTGAGGACTTGAGCAGAGCAGTGTGGATTGATAGGCAGTGCACCCTGGCGTATTATAATAGAGCTTGTTGCTATCAGAAACTGAAGAGAACCCACGAG GCCTTGGTTGACTATAGTGTCGTTCTCCTGATGGATAGCGGGCCTATACTGAAG gttttgaTCAACAGGGGTCTTCTCTACTTTGAAATCAAGGACTATGGAAACGCATTGCTTGATTTTCTTGCTGCTTCAGAG CATCTTGGTACAGATGCCTGCCTTTTCCACACTATCGGCTTGTGCTATCACAA GCTAAACAAGCTGACACTTGCTATAGCAAGTTTTACTCGAGTCATTCAACTTGATAACCACTTCTTGGACGCATTCGTATGCCGTGGAAATGCCTACGTGGACCTGAGGACGGAGTACGGAAACGCTATGGCTCT ACGAGATTACGGTCGTGCTATTTACTTGGATCCCACTTGCCTTGCAGCTAGAGTCAACGTAGGCTTCACATTACAG ACAATGGGAAAATTCCAAAAGGCTTGGATGCAATTTACTGGAGCTTTCAACATCGATTCGT CTTATATACCTGCTCTTGAAGGAAGAGCTGTCGTCAGTTTGCAGatgagaaattttttcgcggCCATTTTAGACCTGAGCAAAGCAGTTCGC ATGCGCCCTTCAGCAGAGCTTTTGACTAACAGAGGCGTCGTTTATCAG TTCATGAAAGACACTGTCAATGCTATGAAAGATTTTCAAGCGGCGATTCAGCTTGACTCAAATTATTCTTTGGCTCATTTCAATGCTGCCAACCTTTACTTTGGACAACGACAGTTTCACAGG GCTTTGGACTACTACACCAATGCTTTGAAATTGGAACCAAATGACGAATCCGTCCTGCTGAACAGAGCCATCACTCGA GTAATTCTGGGTCAGTCGGATGAGGCGCTGGAAGACTTTAATAAAGCAGCACTGCACAGCCCACATTGGGCTCACATATACTACAACCGAGGAAACCTCTACAAGTCTTTAGGACGGTTCAACAAAGCCGAGATGGACTATACAAgag CTCTTGCTCTTCAGCCTGGCGATAGTTTGACCTATAACCAAAGAGCCGACGCCATTGCGAAGCAAGACAGGGAAGAAGAGGCACTAGCCGATTACAGAAGAGCAGTCTAtctcgagagcgacgaccAAAAGGCAACATAA